A region of Macadamia integrifolia cultivar HAES 741 unplaced genomic scaffold, SCU_Mint_v3 scaffold1674, whole genome shotgun sequence DNA encodes the following proteins:
- the LOC122064500 gene encoding protein NONRESPONDING TO OXYLIPINS 2, mitochondrial-like isoform X1: protein MASRCRSISRPAQNFLKSAMNKPSGKSIPSTRSRLLSPTFPRLPSEMGGVLSLLPFHSAVSSARLTSCLGMDLSCRSRSQGMLCRANPGV, encoded by the exons ATGGCGTCTAGATGTCGATCGATCTCAAGACCTGCTCAAAACTTCCTGAAATCGGCCATGAATAAACCCAGCGGCAAATCCATTCCGTCAACGCGAAGTCGTCTCTTGTCTCCTACCTTTCCAAG GTTACCTTCTGAGATGGGTGGTGTCCTATCTCTTCTCCCCTTTCACAGCGCAGTTTCTTCGGCTCGTCTCACATCGTGTCTCGGCATGGACTTGAGTTGTAGATCCCGGTCTCAGGGTATGCTCTGCCGTGCAAATCCTGGAGTTTGA
- the LOC122064500 gene encoding protein NONRESPONDING TO OXYLIPINS 2, mitochondrial-like isoform X2: MASRCRSISRPAQNFLKSAMNKPSGKSIPSTRSRLLSPTFPRLPSEMGGVLSLLPFHSAVSSARLTSCLGMDLSCRSRSQELGLSVPR; this comes from the exons ATGGCGTCTAGATGTCGATCGATCTCAAGACCTGCTCAAAACTTCCTGAAATCGGCCATGAATAAACCCAGCGGCAAATCCATTCCGTCAACGCGAAGTCGTCTCTTGTCTCCTACCTTTCCAAG GTTACCTTCTGAGATGGGTGGTGTCCTATCTCTTCTCCCCTTTCACAGCGCAGTTTCTTCGGCTCGTCTCACATCGTGTCTCGGCATGGACTTGAGTTGTAGATCCCGGTCTCAGG AATTAGGTCTCAGCGTGCCAAGATAA
- the LOC122064503 gene encoding GATA transcription factor 12-like — MEAPKYYQHSGYCRAGNSQFTTEMRHNDPKSGDHFFIDDLLDFSNEDAIINDGTFNSVTSNSTDSSTVTAVGSCNSSFSGGDLHYSGDIGCRNFADAQFSGDLCVPYDDLAELEWLSNFVEESFSTEDLQKLQLISGMKARIDDASETQEFQQENNINNNDINNNPIFRPEMSVPGKARSKRSRAAPISWSSRLLVLSPTTSSSESDVASSSGKKTTKGTQKKKEISDNAGMNGEGRKCLHCATDKTPQWRTGPMGPKTLCNACGVRYKSGRLVPEYRPAASPTFVLTKHSNSHRKVLELRRQKEMHQHQHQQQHQHHLQQQFLHPNTVFDVSSCDDYLIHHHPGSDFRQLI, encoded by the exons atggaagcaccGAAATACTACCAGCACAGCGGCTACTGTCGTGCAGGAAATTCCCAATTCACGACGGAAATGCGTCATAACGATCCCAAATCCGGCGATCACTTCTTCATTGATGACCTCCTCGACTTCTCCAATGAAGACGCCATAATCAACGATGGTACCTTCAACTCCGTCACCAGTAATTCCACCGACTCTTCCACTGTTACTGCCGTCGGCAGTTGTAACTCTTCTTTCTCTGGTGGCGACCTACATTACTCCGGTGATATTGGTTGCCGCAATTTTGCCGACGCTCAGTTCTCCGGCGACCTCTGCGTTCCG TACGACGACTTAGCAGAGCTGGAATGGTTATCGAATTTCGTGGAGGAGTCGTTCTCAACTGAGGATTTGCAGAAACTGCAACTCATATCTGGGATGAAGGCTCGCATCGATGACGCATCTGAAACACAAGAATTCCAACAGGAgaacaacatcaacaacaacgACATCAACAACAACCCGATATTTCGACCAGAGATGTCAGTTCCAGGAAAAGCAAGAAGCAAACGCTCACGAGCTGCTCCCATCAGCTGGTCATCACGATTGCTGGTGCTATCCCCGACGACGTCTTCATCGGAATCCGACGTAGCATCGAGCTCCGGCAAAAAAACAACGAAGGGGacacagaagaagaaagagatttcGGACAATGCAGGGATGAATGGGGAAGGAAGGAAGTGTCTGCATTGCGCAACAGACAAAACGCCTCAGTGGCGAACAGGACCTATGGGGCCTAAGACGCTCTGTAACGCTTGTGGAGTTCGGTACAAGTCTGGCAGGCTTGTGCCGGAGTACCGGCCAGCTGCGAGTCCGACGTTTGTCCTCACCAAACACTCCAACTCTCACCGAAAGGTTCTGGAGCTTCGACGTCAGAAGGAGATGCAtcagcatcaacatcaacagCAGCACCAGCATCATCTTCAGCAACAATTCCTGCATCCGAACACAGTTTTCGACGTGTCGAGCTGCGACGATTACTTGATTCATCACCACCCAGGCTCTGATTTCAGACAGCTTATCTGA